The following proteins are co-located in the Apium graveolens cultivar Ventura chromosome 5, ASM990537v1, whole genome shotgun sequence genome:
- the LOC141660794 gene encoding uncharacterized protein LOC141660794: MKAQLSAGYRNTTNDLRFHGNSDPVEFLGRFNIEMDVYQVPDLDRCRLLAATFREGAQQWFQKLGLVKYTPPVTMLANVKQKEGESLTSYFKRFNAESTLVRGATDETLKILLIAGLRVGTDFWKHLQGNDPVSLADVLAQAKSFKAIEQSLAEIEKNDNTHNSKGKSKKRDKSVSPDYRRNARSPNRVNTVNARREWSPPSNYERRVSNYTPLAASIDHIFECRHLKDEIEELIKAGYLGEWIDKVKRRRGNDDKGKDERQPPSRALERNAREARHPPLTNIHSLEDRPPKIFKGESADITFKERESRWVHHPRNDALVITMLIGAMNVYWVFLDNGSSANILYYSTYKKLGFPDSDMYFEDAHVYDFTGEAVRVMGSVRLPVTLGEGALSVTQMIDFKVLDQDSAHNVLVGRPWLRAFRVITSIHHLMIKFPTPNRVGSLRGSQYESRDCYHKAVKEFRRRRYEGKGLPFKGAEDIHTKPSGEVHAHYFVKGLEEEETPTTGTPFLALSNVSRIRSVEEVVVNHIEEIMQKEVNREKLEGRIEILQNLKNNFKVDAPQKEDAPLKSKNAIKVVAP; encoded by the exons ATGAAGGCGCAATTATCGGCAGGATacaggaacacaaccaatgacttgcGTTTTCATGGGAACTCTGATCCTGTAGAATTTCTGGGGCGTTTCAACATTGagatggatgtatatcaagtacctgatttggATCGATGTCGTCTCCTGGCGGCCACCTTTAGAGAAGGCGCTCAGcagtggttccaaaaacttggtcTAG TGAAGTATACACCGCCAGTTACCATGCTGGCCAATGTGAAACAGAAAGAGGGGGAAAGCTTAACCTCATACTTTAAAAGGTTCAATGCAGAGTCTACTTTGGTGAGGGGCGCAACTGATGAAACACTGAAAATACTTCTTATAGCTGGTCTGCGTGTGGGAACAGATTTCTGGAAGCACCTGCAGGGGAATGACCCTGTGTCGTTAGCCGATGTACTTGCGCAGGCGAAATCGTTTAAAGCAATTGAACAGTCGCTTGCAGaaatagaaaagaatgataacaCCCACAACTCTAAGGGGAAATCCAAGAAGAGAGATAAATCCGTGAGCCCGGATTATCGACGGAATGCTAGAAGCCCTAATAGGGTGAACACCGTGAACGCGCGGAGAGAATGGAGCCCACCATCGAACTATGAAAGGAGAGTAAGCAACTACACTCCACTGGCAgcgtccattgatcatatcttcgag TGTCGTCacctgaaagatgaaattgaagagTTGATCAAGGCGGGATACCTAGGAGAATGGATTGATAAGGTGAAACGACGCAGGGGGAATGATGACAAGGGGAAAGATGAAAGGCAGCCCCC TAGTCGGGCattggaaagaaatgcaagagaAGCACGACACCCGCCACTCACCAACATTCATAGTTTGGAAGATAGACCTCCAAAAATATTCAAAGGGGAGTCAGCTGATATTACATTCAAGGAGAGAGAGTCAAGATGGGTACATCATCCCCGTAATGATGCACTAGTAATAACTATGCTTATCGGGGCAATGAACGTGTATTGGGTCTTCTTGGACAACGGGAGCTCTGCGAACATCCTGTATTACAGCACGTATAAAAAATTGGGTTTCCCGGATAGCGACATGTATTTTGAAGATGCACACGTCTATGACTTTACTGGAGAAGCAGTGAGAGTTATGGGTTCGGTTAGGCTTCCCGTCACACTTGGGGAAGGAGCTTTGTCTGTCACTCAAATGATAGATTTCAAAGTGTTGGATCAGGATTCTGCGCACAACGTGTTGGTGGGAAGACCTTGGTTACGGgcgttcagggtgataacctcgatacatcacttgatgataaagttcccaacACCTAACAGAGTAGGCAGTCTGAGAGGGTCGCAATATGAGTCACGcgactgctatcacaaggctgtTAAGGAATTCCGCAGGAGAAGATACGAGGGAAAGGGTCTTCCATTTAAGGGTGCGGAGGATATTCATACAAAACCAAGTGGAGAGGTGCATGCCCACTATTTCGTAAAAGGCCTAGAGGAGGAAGAAACCCCTACCACCGGGACCCCTTTTTTGGCGTTGAGTAATGTTTCGAGGATCCGTAGTGTGGAAGAAGTTGTGGTGAACCATATAGAAGAGATCATGCAGAAGGAGGTTAACAGGGAAAAGTTGGAAGGAAGAATTGAGATTTTGcaaaatctcaaaaataactttaaggtggatgctcctcaaaaAGAGGACGCGCCCTTGAAGAGCAAAAATGCAATTAAGGTTGTTGCTCCTTAA